The following are encoded in a window of Mycobacteroides chelonae CCUG 47445 genomic DNA:
- a CDS encoding pyridoxamine 5'-phosphate oxidase family protein yields the protein MSNNHYHYIAFGTDAIERQRVNGSYVAYGTHLERPDDGPDDLGSRELRMIADATQFCLGTVTPTGWPYLQYRSGPAGFVRHLGGNTVRFVDLPGNNQFVTLGNLAAYNRLAMFFVDYPRKQRLKVFGRGTVHDDTRREIEVMVEAFDWNCSRSIIPRYDQQYLSDLGKAYQEKAAARETELTAEIERLRARIADLEATPQ from the coding sequence ATGAGCAACAACCACTATCACTACATTGCCTTTGGCACGGATGCGATCGAACGCCAGCGAGTCAACGGCAGCTACGTCGCCTACGGCACACACCTGGAACGCCCGGATGACGGCCCCGACGATCTGGGATCACGGGAGTTACGGATGATCGCCGACGCGACTCAGTTCTGTCTGGGCACGGTGACCCCGACGGGATGGCCCTATTTGCAATACCGCAGCGGTCCGGCGGGATTCGTGCGTCATCTCGGCGGAAACACCGTGCGGTTCGTCGATCTTCCGGGCAACAACCAATTCGTGACACTCGGAAACCTCGCCGCCTACAATCGGCTGGCGATGTTCTTCGTCGATTACCCGCGCAAGCAGCGCCTCAAGGTTTTTGGCCGCGGCACCGTGCACGACGACACCCGCCGCGAGATCGAAGTGATGGTGGAGGCATTCGACTGGAATTGCTCTCGCAGCATCATTCCCCGCTATGACCAGCAGTATCTGTCCGATCTCGGCAAGGCCTATCAGGAGAAGGCTGCCGCCAGGGAGACCGAACTCACCGCCGAAATCGAGCGTCTACGCGCGCGGATTGCCGACCTCGAAGCCACACCGCAGTGA
- a CDS encoding pseudouridine synthase encodes MRDGLGPVRIRIRTSGRVLDELVARFGSGAADKVSSGEVVDAAGVPITTDTCLRSGSVVYTYRDVALEVPVPFAVDVLHWDENVLVVDKPHFLSTMPRGRHVAETALVRLRRTLDLPELAPAHRLDRLTAGVLLFTVRREVRSAYQSLFAQRQVVKIYEALAPVDPGVALPVTLRSRIIKRRSILQAVEEPGPANAETHIELVDHDGPTGRYRLTPSTGQTHQLRVHLNSLGIPIINDPLYPDVCEVASDDFAHPLQLLARSLAFRDPLTGRQVRYESTRTLGQ; translated from the coding sequence GTGCGAGACGGCTTGGGGCCGGTGCGAATCCGAATTCGGACGAGTGGCCGTGTTCTTGATGAGCTGGTAGCCCGATTCGGTTCGGGCGCCGCCGACAAGGTGAGCAGTGGCGAGGTTGTCGACGCCGCGGGTGTGCCGATCACCACGGATACGTGCCTGCGTTCGGGATCGGTGGTGTACACGTATCGCGACGTGGCGCTGGAGGTTCCCGTACCCTTCGCCGTCGATGTATTGCATTGGGACGAAAACGTTCTGGTGGTCGACAAGCCGCACTTCCTCTCGACGATGCCGCGCGGGCGGCATGTCGCCGAGACGGCGCTGGTACGTCTGCGCAGGACGCTTGATCTGCCGGAACTGGCACCCGCGCATCGCCTGGACCGGCTCACCGCGGGGGTGCTGCTGTTCACGGTGCGCCGCGAGGTCCGATCCGCGTATCAATCACTCTTTGCGCAGCGGCAGGTCGTCAAGATCTATGAGGCCTTGGCCCCCGTCGATCCCGGAGTGGCTCTGCCGGTCACGTTGCGGAGCAGGATCATCAAGCGGCGCAGTATCCTTCAGGCGGTCGAGGAACCGGGGCCGGCGAACGCCGAGACCCATATCGAGCTGGTCGATCACGATGGTCCGACAGGCAGATATCGCCTGACTCCGAGCACCGGGCAGACCCATCAGCTGCGGGTCCATCTGAACAGCCTGGGCATCCCGATCATCAACGATCCGCTCTATCCGGACGTGTGCGAGGTGGCGTCGGACGATTTCGCGCATCCGTTGCAACTCCTGGCGCGCTCTTTGGCGTTTCGTGACCCGTTGACGGGCAGGCAAGTCCGGTACGAGTCGACGAGGACGCTAGGGCAGTGA
- a CDS encoding glycerol-3-phosphate dehydrogenase/oxidase yields the protein MSDATSPSAGGPTYTFLGPQARSLNWERLGSEQFDVIVIGGGVVGAGSALDAATRGLKVALVEARDFAAGTSSRSSKMFHGGLRYLEQLEFGLVQEALRERELSLSTLAPHLVKPLPFLFPLTNRWWERPYIAAGIFLYDQMGGAKSVPAQKHLTRAGALRLAPGLKRNSLIGGIRYYDTVVDDARHTMNVARTAAHYGAVVRTSTQVVSLLREGDRVTGVVVRDTENGAETEVRGHVVVNATGVWTDEIQALSRTRGRFRVTASKGVHIVVPRDRIVSEVAIILRTEKSVLFVIPWGNHWIIGTTDTEWNLDLAHPAATKVDIDYILDKVNTVLATPLTHNDIDGVYAGLRPLLAGEDDDTSKLSREHAVAVAAPGLVAIAGGKYTTYRVMASDAIDMASEFVPARVAPSITEKVPLLGADGYFALINQTEHVGETYGLHPYRVRHLLDRYGSLIGEVLACAGSDHSLLQPIAKAPMYLRVEALYAVAAEGALHLEDILARRMRIAIEYPHRGVDCAQEVAELVAPVLGWSAEDIVREVDTYRARVDAEVRSQRQPDDASADALRVAAPEARSFIVEPVTDVLSPSK from the coding sequence GTGAGTGACGCAACCAGCCCATCGGCGGGTGGACCCACATACACGTTCCTTGGACCACAGGCCCGTTCGCTGAACTGGGAGCGCCTGGGATCCGAGCAGTTCGATGTCATCGTGATCGGCGGGGGTGTGGTCGGCGCCGGATCGGCTCTGGATGCCGCCACGCGCGGGCTGAAGGTGGCGTTGGTCGAGGCGCGTGACTTCGCGGCCGGGACATCGAGCCGCTCCTCGAAGATGTTCCACGGCGGCCTGCGCTACCTCGAGCAGCTCGAATTCGGGTTGGTTCAGGAGGCATTGCGCGAGCGGGAGTTATCGCTCTCGACATTGGCACCTCATCTGGTCAAGCCGCTGCCGTTCTTGTTCCCGCTGACCAATCGGTGGTGGGAACGTCCCTACATTGCCGCCGGGATCTTCTTGTATGACCAGATGGGCGGCGCGAAATCTGTTCCCGCCCAGAAGCATCTCACCCGCGCCGGTGCGCTGCGGCTGGCGCCGGGGCTGAAGCGCAACTCGCTCATCGGAGGTATCCGCTACTACGACACCGTGGTCGACGACGCTCGGCACACCATGAATGTGGCCCGGACGGCGGCACACTACGGGGCCGTGGTCAGGACATCCACTCAGGTGGTCTCGCTGCTGCGTGAGGGTGATCGCGTCACCGGCGTGGTGGTGCGGGACACCGAGAACGGCGCCGAAACCGAGGTTCGCGGGCATGTTGTCGTCAATGCCACCGGGGTGTGGACCGATGAGATTCAGGCGCTGTCGCGCACCCGTGGCCGGTTCCGGGTTACGGCCTCCAAGGGTGTGCACATCGTGGTGCCACGGGACAGAATCGTCAGCGAGGTGGCGATCATCCTGCGGACCGAAAAGTCGGTGCTGTTCGTCATCCCGTGGGGTAACCACTGGATCATCGGGACCACCGACACCGAATGGAATCTGGACCTGGCGCACCCGGCGGCCACCAAAGTCGATATCGACTACATCCTGGACAAGGTGAACACGGTGTTGGCAACACCGTTGACGCACAACGATATCGATGGTGTCTACGCGGGATTGCGGCCGCTGCTGGCCGGTGAGGATGATGACACATCCAAGCTCTCCCGCGAGCACGCCGTGGCGGTCGCCGCTCCGGGGCTCGTGGCCATTGCTGGTGGCAAGTACACGACGTATCGCGTGATGGCCTCCGATGCCATTGACATGGCAAGCGAATTCGTGCCGGCGCGGGTGGCGCCCTCGATCACCGAGAAGGTTCCGCTGCTGGGCGCCGACGGGTACTTCGCGCTGATCAATCAGACCGAACACGTCGGAGAGACCTACGGGCTGCATCCGTACCGGGTTCGGCATCTGTTGGACCGATACGGTTCGCTGATCGGCGAGGTGCTGGCTTGTGCGGGATCCGATCACAGCCTGTTGCAGCCGATCGCGAAGGCGCCGATGTATTTGAGGGTGGAGGCGCTCTACGCGGTGGCGGCCGAGGGTGCCTTGCACCTGGAGGACATCCTCGCCCGGCGCATGCGCATTGCCATCGAGTACCCGCATCGTGGTGTCGACTGTGCCCAGGAGGTCGCCGAGCTGGTGGCTCCGGTGCTTGGCTGGTCCGCGGAAGACATTGTGCGTGAGGTGGATACCTACCGTGCGCGGGTCGACGCCGAGGTACGTTCGCAACGTCAGCCCGATGATGCGTCGGCGGATGCGTTGCGGGTGGCCGCACCCGAGGCGCGGTCGTTCATCGTCGAACCGGTGACCGACGTATTGTCGCCGTCCAAGTAA
- a CDS encoding NAD(P)H-quinone dehydrogenase, which translates to MATRIVIIGGGPAGYEAALVAAAHERSTTEVTVIDSDGIGGACVLFDCVPSKTFIASTGVRTDLRRAPNLGFDIDVEHAKISLPQIHSRVKRLAAEQSADIAARLRNAGVRLISGRAELVDHVVGMAYHRVKATAADGSSTILEADVVLIATGASPRVLSHARPDGERILTWRQLYDLEELPEHLIVVGSGVTGAEFVHAYTELGVQVTVVASRDRVLPHEDEEAALVLEDTLAERGVTLIKNARADAVTRTGTGVRVAMADGRAVDGSHVLMTVGSIPNTAGLGLERVGISLGAGGYLTVDRVSRTSVAGIYAAGDCTGLLPLASVAAMQGRIAMYHALGDAVQPIRLKTVAAAVFTRPEIAAVGVSQAAIDNGEIPARTVTLPLNTNPRAKMSGLKRGFVKIFCRPATGVVIGGVVVASNASELILPIAIAVQNLLSVNDLAQTLSVYPSLSGSVTEAARQLIAHDDLD; encoded by the coding sequence GTGGCGACGCGCATCGTGATCATTGGTGGAGGACCAGCGGGATACGAGGCGGCACTCGTGGCCGCGGCCCATGAGCGAAGCACCACCGAGGTGACGGTGATCGACTCGGACGGCATCGGTGGCGCCTGCGTGCTCTTCGATTGTGTGCCGTCCAAGACGTTCATCGCGTCCACGGGTGTGCGTACCGACCTGCGGCGCGCGCCCAACCTGGGGTTTGACATCGACGTGGAGCACGCCAAGATCTCGCTCCCGCAGATCCACAGCCGTGTGAAGCGCCTCGCCGCCGAGCAATCGGCCGATATCGCCGCGCGGTTGCGCAACGCCGGGGTGCGGCTGATCTCCGGACGTGCCGAGCTGGTCGATCACGTGGTCGGAATGGCATATCACCGGGTCAAGGCCACCGCCGCGGACGGAAGCAGCACCATTCTGGAAGCCGATGTGGTGCTCATCGCCACCGGCGCCAGCCCGCGGGTGCTGTCCCATGCGCGTCCCGACGGTGAACGGATCCTTACCTGGCGTCAGCTCTACGACCTGGAGGAATTGCCCGAACACCTGATCGTGGTCGGATCGGGTGTGACGGGTGCGGAGTTCGTCCACGCCTACACCGAGCTGGGAGTTCAGGTGACGGTGGTGGCCAGCCGGGACCGTGTGCTGCCGCACGAGGACGAGGAAGCCGCCCTGGTCCTGGAGGACACGCTGGCCGAACGCGGTGTGACGCTCATCAAGAATGCCCGCGCCGATGCGGTGACCCGCACCGGGACGGGTGTCCGCGTGGCGATGGCCGACGGCCGGGCGGTCGATGGCAGCCACGTGCTCATGACCGTGGGGTCGATTCCCAACACCGCGGGTCTGGGCCTCGAGCGGGTCGGGATCAGCCTCGGCGCCGGCGGTTATCTGACCGTGGACCGGGTGTCGCGCACCTCGGTGGCCGGCATTTACGCCGCGGGCGACTGCACGGGTCTGCTACCGCTTGCCTCGGTGGCCGCCATGCAGGGCCGCATTGCCATGTATCACGCCCTTGGCGACGCGGTACAGCCCATCAGGTTGAAAACCGTTGCCGCTGCAGTGTTTACCCGTCCGGAGATCGCCGCGGTGGGGGTGTCCCAGGCGGCCATCGACAATGGTGAGATTCCGGCGCGGACGGTCACACTGCCCTTGAACACCAACCCACGAGCCAAGATGTCGGGTCTCAAGCGTGGTTTCGTGAAGATCTTCTGCCGCCCGGCCACCGGTGTGGTGATCGGCGGTGTCGTGGTGGCCTCGAATGCCTCCGAGCTGATCCTGCCCATCGCGATCGCGGTGCAGAACCTGCTGTCGGTGAACGACCTGGCGCAGACCTTGTCGGTGTACCCGTCGTTGTCCGGTTCGGTAACGGAGGCGGCGCGCCAGCTGATCGCCCACGATGACCTGGACTGA
- a CDS encoding gamma-glutamylcyclotransferase, translated as MPLYAAYGSNMHPEQMLQRAPHSPMAGTGWLHGWRLTFGGEDIGWEGALATVVQDPHSKVFVVLYDMTGADEKNLDRWEGSELGIHTKIRCRIDRESSDTTIDPVLAWLYVVNAYEGGLPSARYLGVMADAAEIAGAPDDYVHGLRTRASRNIGPGTS; from the coding sequence GTGCCGCTCTACGCCGCCTATGGCTCCAACATGCATCCCGAGCAGATGTTGCAGCGTGCGCCGCACTCCCCCATGGCGGGCACCGGCTGGCTGCACGGCTGGCGGCTGACCTTCGGTGGCGAGGACATCGGCTGGGAGGGCGCGCTGGCCACCGTCGTGCAAGACCCCCACTCGAAGGTCTTTGTTGTGCTCTACGACATGACCGGGGCCGACGAGAAGAACCTTGATCGCTGGGAAGGTTCCGAACTCGGCATCCATACCAAGATTCGCTGCCGGATCGACCGCGAGTCTTCCGACACGACCATCGACCCGGTATTGGCCTGGCTCTACGTCGTCAACGCCTACGAGGGTGGACTACCGTCGGCCCGATACCTGGGCGTGATGGCCGACGCGGCGGAAATCGCAGGAGCGCCAGACGATTACGTGCACGGTTTACGCACCCGCGCCTCACGCAATATCGGGCCGGGAACGAGCTAG
- a CDS encoding M20 family metallopeptidase, producing MSESLSAVAEHWLAENSETLIRWRRHIHAHPELARQEHATTEYVAARLAEAGLNPKVLPGGTGITCDFGPEDGPRVALRADMDALPMQERTGAPYSSTVPNVAHACGHDAHTAILLGAAMALNSAPSLPSGVRLIFQPAEEVMPGGAIDVVATGAMAGVTRIFALHCDPRLEVGKVAIRAGAITSAADTVEVTLHSPGGHTSRPHLTADLVYGLGTVITGLPGMLSRRIDPRAGTVMVWGAVNAGQAANAIPQIGSLAGTVRTGSRDVWITLEDTVRDVIEGLLAPLRIDYTLNYRRGVPPVINESDSTHIFVRAIEDIGLDALAETTQSGGGEDFSWYLEEVPGAMARLGVWSGSGPQLDIHQPNFDIDERALGIGVRTLVNLVEQSAAQGSV from the coding sequence GTGAGCGAATCCCTGTCCGCCGTCGCGGAGCATTGGCTCGCGGAGAACTCCGAGACGCTGATCCGCTGGCGCCGCCACATTCATGCGCATCCGGAACTGGCGCGCCAGGAGCATGCCACCACCGAGTATGTGGCCGCGCGGCTGGCCGAGGCCGGACTCAACCCGAAGGTGCTGCCCGGCGGCACGGGAATCACCTGCGACTTCGGGCCCGAGGACGGTCCGCGGGTGGCATTGCGCGCGGATATGGATGCCCTGCCGATGCAGGAACGCACCGGCGCGCCCTACTCCTCGACCGTGCCCAATGTCGCGCACGCCTGCGGGCATGACGCACATACCGCCATCCTGCTGGGTGCGGCCATGGCCCTCAATTCGGCGCCCTCGCTGCCCTCGGGCGTGCGTCTCATCTTCCAGCCCGCCGAAGAGGTCATGCCGGGCGGCGCCATCGACGTGGTGGCCACCGGGGCGATGGCCGGTGTGACGAGAATTTTTGCGCTGCACTGTGATCCGCGCCTGGAGGTGGGTAAGGTGGCAATCCGCGCGGGGGCAATCACCTCGGCCGCGGACACCGTAGAAGTCACGCTGCATTCTCCGGGAGGGCATACCTCGCGGCCGCATCTGACGGCCGACCTGGTGTACGGGCTCGGCACCGTCATCACCGGATTGCCGGGAATGTTGAGTCGCCGGATCGATCCGCGCGCCGGCACCGTCATGGTGTGGGGAGCCGTCAACGCAGGGCAGGCGGCCAACGCCATTCCGCAGATCGGCTCGCTGGCGGGCACGGTGCGCACCGGCAGCCGCGATGTGTGGATCACCTTGGAGGACACCGTCCGCGATGTGATCGAGGGATTGCTGGCTCCGCTGCGTATCGACTACACACTCAACTACCGTCGTGGTGTTCCACCCGTCATCAACGAGTCCGACTCGACACATATTTTCGTGCGGGCCATCGAGGACATCGGGCTGGATGCACTCGCGGAGACCACGCAGTCCGGTGGTGGTGAGGACTTCTCCTGGTACTTGGAGGAGGTGCCCGGTGCGATGGCGCGGCTGGGGGTGTGGTCAGGATCGGGCCCGCAGCTCGATATCCACCAACCCAACTTCGATATCGATGAACGGGCTCTGGGCATCGGCGTTCGGACGCTGGTGAACCTTGTCGAACAGAGTGCCGCGCAGGGTTCCGTCTAG
- a CDS encoding M20 family metallopeptidase, giving the protein MPLSTGASSAAHAQAACTVVDAAATDLVALSHDIHGEPELAFHEVRSAVKTQRLLAERGFEIVTGQGGLDTAFRATFGDGPLVIGVCAEYDALPGIGHACGHNIIAASAVGTGLGLAEVADALGLTVVVIGTPAEEYGGGKALLLKAGAFDDIAAAVMLHPGPIDIAGARSLALTDVMVTYHGKESHAAVAPHLGINAADAVTVAQVSIGLLRQHLSPGQLIHGIVTEGGEAANIIPARAAMQYTMRAVESSSLRELEEKVYACFAAGAVATGCSHELVESSPPYLELTPDPWLVGVFREEMESFGRTPVPAEFEAAVPLGSTDMGNVTQVLPGIHPVIGIDSGGAVIHQPDFEKAAREPGADRAVVEGAKMLARTVIRLAEDETERSRVLDRLARRTVTV; this is encoded by the coding sequence ATGCCCTTGAGCACCGGAGCGTCGTCCGCCGCGCATGCCCAGGCCGCTTGCACGGTCGTGGACGCCGCGGCAACGGATCTGGTGGCGTTATCGCACGATATTCACGGCGAACCGGAGCTGGCCTTCCACGAGGTTCGCAGTGCCGTGAAGACCCAGCGGCTGCTGGCCGAGCGCGGATTCGAGATTGTGACCGGTCAGGGCGGTTTGGACACCGCATTCCGTGCCACATTCGGGGATGGTCCGCTGGTTATCGGTGTTTGCGCCGAGTACGACGCGCTGCCCGGCATCGGTCATGCGTGCGGGCACAACATCATCGCCGCCTCCGCGGTGGGCACCGGGCTGGGGCTCGCGGAGGTTGCCGACGCACTCGGACTCACCGTGGTGGTTATCGGTACTCCGGCAGAGGAATACGGGGGCGGCAAGGCGCTGCTGCTCAAGGCGGGTGCTTTCGACGACATCGCGGCCGCGGTGATGCTGCACCCCGGGCCGATCGATATTGCCGGAGCGCGGTCACTCGCGCTGACCGACGTGATGGTCACCTATCACGGCAAGGAGTCACACGCGGCGGTCGCGCCGCACCTGGGAATCAACGCCGCCGATGCGGTGACGGTGGCTCAGGTCTCGATCGGTCTGTTGCGTCAGCATCTGTCACCCGGACAGCTGATCCACGGCATCGTCACGGAGGGGGGAGAGGCGGCCAACATCATTCCGGCTCGTGCGGCGATGCAGTACACGATGCGCGCCGTCGAATCGTCCTCCCTGCGTGAGCTGGAGGAGAAGGTGTACGCCTGCTTCGCCGCCGGTGCGGTGGCCACCGGCTGCAGCCACGAACTGGTCGAATCGTCGCCCCCGTACCTGGAGCTGACACCGGACCCGTGGCTGGTGGGAGTGTTCCGCGAGGAGATGGAGTCCTTCGGCCGCACGCCGGTGCCCGCCGAGTTCGAGGCAGCGGTGCCCCTGGGCAGCACCGATATGGGCAACGTGACGCAAGTGCTGCCCGGTATCCACCCGGTCATTGGCATCGATTCGGGCGGAGCAGTCATTCATCAGCCCGATTTCGAAAAGGCGGCCAGGGAACCTGGCGCCGACCGGGCTGTGGTTGAAGGAGCGAAGATGTTGGCGCGCACCGTGATACGGCTTGCTGAAGATGAGACAGAGCGATCCAGGGTGCTGGATCGGTTGGCGCGCAGGACGGTGACGGTGTGA